A window of Oncorhynchus nerka isolate Pitt River linkage group LG4, Oner_Uvic_2.0, whole genome shotgun sequence contains these coding sequences:
- the exosc7 gene encoding exosome complex component RRP42 produces MATVQVSEAEKVYILHGVRDDLRVDGRGCEDYRHMEIETDMVSNTDGSAKVTLGHTDVLVGVKAEMGKPRPMVPDEGYLEFFVDCSANATPEFEGRGGDELGMELSNTLYKVFNNRYSVDLKSLCISPGEHCWVLYVDVLLLQCDGNLFDAISVAIKAALFNTKIPKVHISEDEEGGKEIELSDDPYDCMRLNVENVPCIVTLCKVGHRHVVDATLQEKACSVASLIISVTHKGTVTCVRKVGGGSLDPESIFEMTETGKRVGKALHAPLMELLQEEESLGKKRQKVGFLG; encoded by the exons ATGGCTACTGTACAAGTCAGTGAGGCTGAAAAGGTGTATATTTTGCATGGTGTACGG GATGACTTACGGGTTGATGGACGAGGATGCGAGGACTACAGACACATGGAGATTGAGACAGACATGGTGTCAAATACAGATGGCTCAGCCAAAGTGACACTG GGGCATACAGATGTGCTAGTGGGAGTCAAAGCTGAAATGGGAAAGCCAAGGCCCATGGTCCCAGATGAAGGCTACCTGGAGTTTTTTGTTGATTG CTCTGCCAATGCCACACCAGAATTTGAGGGTCGGGGTGGTGATGAGCTGGGCATGGAGTTGAGCAACACCCTGTACAAAGTGTTCAACAACAGATACAGTGTGGACCTGAAAAGCCTCTGCATCAGCCCAGGGGAACACTGCTGGGTGCTCTATGTGGACGTGCTG CTCCTGCAGTGTGATGGAAATCTTTTTGATGCCATCTCTGTTGCAATTAAAGCAGCTCTCTTCAATACAAA AATTCCCAAAGTGCACATCTCTGAGgatgaggaaggagggaaggaaataGAGCTGTCAGATGACCCCTACGACTGCATGCGACTCAATGTGGAGAACGTTCCCTGCATCGTGACCTTGTGCAAG GTGGGTCATAGGCACGTAGTGGACGCCACGCTGCAGGAGAAGGCGTGTTCAGTGGCCAGCCTGATCATCTCCGTCACACACAAGGGGACGGTCACCTGTGTCAGGAAGGTGGGCGGGGGCAGCCTGGACCCAGAGAGCATCTTTGAGATGACCGAG ACAGGGAAACGGGTAGGGAAAGCCCTCCACGCCCCCCTCATGGAGCTTCTGCAGGAGGAGGAGAGTctgggaaagaagagacagaaAGTGGGCTTTCTTGGTTAG